One window of the Hemiscyllium ocellatum isolate sHemOce1 chromosome 11, sHemOce1.pat.X.cur, whole genome shotgun sequence genome contains the following:
- the slitrk2 gene encoding SLIT and NTRK-like protein 2: MLSRVVVLSALACCCCLCPRVAAESRRRDLCRSRCVCEERDSVLNVNCEARGFTRVSGLQPPQHRLYQLFLNGNSLTKLPANCFTNFSQAVTLHLGSNGLQEIRNGAFQGLTLLKSLHLDNNRLEVLREDTFLGLASLEYLQADYNYISSIEPGAFNRMHKLKILILNDNLLPSLPGNIFRFVLLTHLDLRGNRLRKLPFSGVLEHIGGIAEIQLEENPWNCSCELLPLKSWLDSSALQGGELACESPFRLHGRLLAQLSRQDICPRRAHSSTPGGGGDSGLRIQRLPPHRAQPQPLATAAQPGPRAGRTPAGGRGRPAATPAPDPRQMRGSQSRLAGQPDCPGLCWCNVQHSDGALHVHCHERRIGNLSELQPRPSSPRKLYLTGNLLHMVQLHDLEEYGSLELLHLGSNRISVIQEGAFRNLSNLRRLYLNGNHIERLSPALFVGLQRLQHLYLESNVIKEILQYTFHSLARLSLLQLNNNLLRSLPANVFVGTNLSRLNLRNNHFSQLPVRGLLDQLPATVHLDLRENPWHCGCPIVALKSWVERPGGGVRASELSCESPAKYAGRALRSLRAEEICSEHSDPSATALTRSPGQPKLLGGELGTASPEAAQASAVPLSVLILGLLVVFILSVCFGAGLFVFVLKRRKTAQSGHGGAHHSPDLNSYQLQYPPYGGEGTDKAEAHVYNYISHPLGQMCKNPIYVQREGEQVAYYRDLAGKKPPPAAPAYSISTVELLEHRPPAASPSELLYQNLAERPKALPGAHYSFCTLPKRPFGPSQDSRHKEQDRLNKTVLYGTPRKQLREASRGDSLCLRGKFQAEPDYLEMLERQTAISQL; this comes from the coding sequence ATGCTGAGCCGGGTCGTGGTGCTGAGTGCGCTGGCGTGCTGCTGCTGCCTGTGCCCGCGGGTAGCGGCGGAGAGCCGCAGGAGGGACCTCTGCCGGAGCCGCTGTGTGTGCGAGGAGAGGGACAGCGTGCTCAATGTGAACTGCGAGGCCAGGGGCTTCACCAGGGTCAGCGGCCTGCAGCCCCCCCAGCACCGCCTCTACCAGCTCTTCCTGAACGGGAACTCGCTCACCAAGCTGCCGGCGAACTGCTTCACCAACTTCAGCCAGGCGGTGACCCTCCACCTGGGCAGCAACGGGCTGCAGGAGATCCGCAACGGGGCTTTTCAGGGGCTGACCCTGCTCAAGAGCTTGCACCTGGACAACAACCGGCTggaggtgctgagggaggacaCCTTCCTGGGGCTGGCCAGTCTGGAGTACCTGCAAGCGGACTACAACTACATCAGTAGCATCGAGCCGGGTGCTTTCAACCGCATGCACAAGCTGAAGATCCTGATCCTCAATGATAACCTGCTGCCCAGCCTGCCCGGCAACATCTTCCGCTTCGTGCTGCTCACCCAcctggacctgaggggcaacaggCTGCGGAAGCTGCCCTTCAGCGGGGTCCTGGAGCACATCGGGGGCATTGCTGAGATCCAGCTGGAGGAGAACCCCTGGAACTGCAGCTGCGAGCTGCTGCCCCTCAAGTCCTGGCTGGACTCCAGCGCCCTGCAAGGGGGCGAGCTGGCCTGCGAGAGTCCCTTCCGGCTGCACGGCCGCCTGCTAGCCCAGCTCAGCCGCCAGGACATCTGCCCCCGGCGAGCCCACAGCTCCACCCCCGGCGGCGGGGGGGACTCCGGGCTGAGGATCCAGCGACTCCCCCCGCACAGGGCTCAGCCGCAGCCCCTGGCCACCGCGGCTCAGCCCGGCCCCAGGGCGGGCAGGACCCCGGCTGGAGGCAGGGGCAGGCCGGCCGCCACCCCCGCCCCCGACCCCCGGCAGATGAGGGGCTCCCAGAGCCGCCTGGCCGGGCAGCCCGACTGCCCGGGGCTGTGCTGGTGCAACGTGCAGCATTCGGATGGCGCCTTGCATGTGCACTGCCACGAGCGGAGGATCGGGAACCTGAGCGAGCTGCAGCCGCGGCCCTCCAGCCCCAGGAAGCTCTACCTGACCGGCAACCTGCTGCACATGGTGCAGCTGCACGACCTGGAGGAGTACGGCAGCTTGGAGCTGCTGCATTTGGGTAGCAACCGCATCTCGGTCATCCAGGAGGGGGCCTTCCGCAACCTGAGCAACCTGCGGCGCCTCTACCTCAACGGGAACCACATCGAGCGCCTCTCGCCGGCTCTCTTCGTGGGTCTGCAGCGGCTGCAGCACCTCTACCTGGAGTCCAACGTGATCAAGGAGATCCTGCAGTACACCTTCCACTCCCTGGCCAGGCTGAGTCTGCTGCAGCTCAACAACAACTTGCTGCGTTCCCTGCCCGCCAACGTCTTCGTGGGCACCAACCTGAGCCGCCTCAACCTCCGCAACAACCACTTCTCCCAGCTGCCGGTGCGGGGTCTGCTGGACCAGCTGCCCGCCACCGTGCACCTGGACCTGCGGGAGAACCCCTGGCACTGCGGCTGCCCCATCGTGGCGCTCAAGAGCTGGGTGGAGCGGCCCGGGGGCGGCGTGCGGGCCAGCGAGCTCTCCTGCGAGTCGCCGGCCAAGTACGCGGGCCGGGCGCTGCGCTCGCTGCGGGCGGAGGAAATCTGCTCCGAACACTCGGATCCGAGCGCCACCGCCTTGACCCGGAGCCCGGGCCAGCCCAAGCTGCTGGGCGGCGAGCTGGGCACTGCCAGCCCTGAGGCGGCTCAGGCCAGTGCTGTGCCCCTCTCGGTGCTGATCCTGGGCTTGCTGGTGGTCTTCATCCTCAGCGTGTGCTTTGGAGCGGGGCTGTTCGTCTTTGTCTTGAAGAGGCGCAAGACGGCTCAGAGTGGGCATGGAGGTGCCCACCACAGCCCGGACCTGAACTCCTACCAGCTGCAGTACCCTCCCTATGGCGGGGAGGGTACAGACAAGGCAGAAGCTCATGTCTACAACTACATCTCCCACCCCCTGGGCCAAATGTGCAAGAACCCCATCTACGTGCAGAGGGAGGGCGAGCAAGTGGCTTACTACCGGGACCTGGCAGGGAAGAAGCCTCCCCCGGCGGCCCCCGCTTACTCCATCAGCACGGTGGAGCTGCTGGAGCACCGACCCCCCGCGGCCAGCCCCTCCGAGCTGCTGTACCAGAACCTGGCCGAACGGCCCAAGGCGCTGCCCGGGGCGCACTACAGCTTCTGCACCTTGCCCAAGCGCCCGTTCGGCCCGTCCCAGGACAGCAGGCACAAGGAGCAGGACAGGCTCAACAAGACGGTGCTGTACGGCACGCCGAGGAAGCAGCTCCGGGAGGCATCCAGAGGCGATAGCCTGTGTCTCCGAGGCAAGTTCCAGGCCGAACCAGACTACCTCGAGATGTTAGAGAGACAGACTGCCATCAGTCAACTGtag